A region of bacterium DNA encodes the following proteins:
- a CDS encoding c-type cytochrome, whose translation MLSGVVLKPKEEEKEIVYDFTALTDQPALQKGHEVWVKNCVVCHGQKGEGGIGPNLTDDYWIHGNGINNIMKTIIKGVPEKGMLAWGKILKQEEMLHVGSYVMTLHGTNPPNAKAPQGTLAK comes from the coding sequence ATGCTATCAGGCGTTGTTCTCAAACCCAAAGAAGAAGAAAAAGAAATCGTCTACGATTTTACGGCGCTGACCGATCAACCGGCGTTGCAAAAAGGCCATGAAGTCTGGGTGAAAAATTGCGTCGTGTGCCACGGGCAAAAAGGCGAAGGCGGAATTGGACCCAATTTGACCGACGACTATTGGATTCATGGCAACGGTATTAATAATATCATGAAAACGATTATTAAAGGCGTTCCCGAAAAAGGCATGCTGGCGTGGGGCAAAATACTGAAACAAGAAGAAATGCTCCATGTTGGAAGTTATGTAATGACGTTGCACGGAACAAATCCGCCTAACGCCAAAGCACCTCAAGGAACATTGGCAAAATAA
- a CDS encoding globin, producing the protein MEALHYYDIVHDSYSRCAIRKKFFDDFYDIFMSRSPQIAYMFRKSDMEKQKKLLDKGVTMMIMFAGGNAIGKIALDHISKIHRQLNVTEEYYDYWLDSLLQTLKKHDPQYNFKLERAWKEVMGAGIEYLLHNSKSPSPMPIKGNA; encoded by the coding sequence ATGGAAGCACTTCATTATTATGACATCGTACACGACAGTTACTCACGATGCGCGATAAGGAAAAAATTTTTCGACGATTTTTACGATATATTTATGAGCCGTTCTCCTCAAATCGCGTATATGTTTCGTAAGTCGGATATGGAAAAACAAAAAAAACTTTTGGACAAAGGCGTAACGATGATGATCATGTTTGCCGGCGGTAATGCCATCGGCAAAATCGCGTTGGATCATATTTCGAAAATTCACCGGCAGTTGAATGTGACGGAAGAATATTATGATTACTGGCTCGATAGCCTGCTTCAAACGCTAAAAAAACATGATCCGCAGTATAATTTTAAGCTTGAGAGAGCGTGGAAAGAAGTTATGGGCGCTGGAATCGAATATCTGCTGCACAATTCGAAATCACCCTCGCCTATGCCTATTAAAGGAAACGCATGA